In the Lates calcarifer isolate ASB-BC8 linkage group LG16_LG22, TLL_Latcal_v3, whole genome shotgun sequence genome, AGTTGGTCTGACAGTAACGTCCCTTTCATGTTGAATATCTGAGCGGCAACATTATGAATGCCTTCAGGGAAACACTGTCCAGAAATGAATGTCATTATCCCCCCAATAGAGTCATTTTATTGCCCCTTTTTATGTGAGGCAAGTGGTAGGCTTTTCACCCTGTGTGGTCATTTGGAATGGTATACACTGCCATCAGACATGTTCAGACATTTGTGcaatatataattattaatatcatcatttatttgaaaaacactgaaacctttAAAATTCCTGATGTGTTTAAAGGTACTTTAGAAATTGTGGGTGAGTCCAGCTTTCTCTGGGCAATAACTCTGTATAAATGGTTCTGGACCTTTCCAAAATTTTTATCACTTACTTCTTGTGGGGATATTTCACAGCAGTAACTTTAAACATGAAATTATCTGCAGTGAGTAGAATTAGAGTTATGATTTGGCATCTGGTTTAGATTGCGGCTTGGGACGCATACTTCTGTCCAAACCCGACATGAGTCCGAGGGAGTAGGAACCGACCCAAACCTGACAGGCTCCCTGTTTTTATGCCAGAACCCGACCTTATGCTTACACACAGTtgttgttaccatggttacagctTGCCTGTTTACCCTGATTACACGTGTGCGCATCTTGTTAATGACCATCAAAAAGCATTATTTTATATAGGCTATAGgtttattttaacacacacgcacatagcCTATACAATGTCATTAGCAATAGGTGAACCAACATGACCAGTCCTGATCCCAACACAACCTGTACCCGAACCCGCTAATCTGGTTAAACAGGGTTTATTCAAATCTTGCTTTGTACAACTTTAAAACAAGCACATAAAGCCTGTCAACATCTTTTCTGTATTTGGAGTGTGATGTCCTTTCAGTCAGTCACGTGTTGGCCTTTGGACAGGTCATCTTGACCCGGCAGCTATCAGTTGGACCTGTGAGGAAGATGACGTGCTGGACTGAACAGGGAACAAACATAGCTTGCCAGAGATTTGCAGGTTACTAATGAAcctttaaagaataaataaaatgctccataaaagcatttttttgcaactTCCTTGACCTACAGGTTTTTAAATAAGTGAGAGGTTACCATATAACATTATCTAATTGTGAACATACAATAATCGTCCAGATCCAGCCTTTACCTAGTGGCCATGGTTTGCTCTCAGTCTAGGGGAACAGTTTGGGGATCTGATCTTGGCATCAGTCCATGGAATTTGTCTGTCGTGGGTCATAGTGGACAGTCCCCCTGAGTGCCAGGGGATGAAGTTGGTGGAGCTGTGGGAGAGCTCAGGACAATGGGAGAGGATTTGGGCTCAGGATTTGTCCTTGTCCTTATTCGTTATCCATCATCCAGTTCACTGAATCCTTCAACTGCCCTCAGACCTATGcacccacacacgcacattctGTAGCAAGAGGTGTTGTATAAACTGTTACAGAATATATCAGTGCTATTGACAGTGACCGTGTTATTGACAAACTTACATCTCCATAATGAAAGGCAGCACATGAGCTTCCAGTTCAAGTTGGTTAATGAATATATTTCATGACTCTAAGAAACCAGGCTTGTTTGATCAGCACACAGTTTTACATCGGTACACCAGTCCCACTGGTCCACCActtcagtccagactgaaatatttcagcagcTTATAGAAGGATTGCTGTTAAATtctgtgcagacattcatgatccccagaggattaTGTATGATGTCTCTATTGGATGTGTtgtcacagacattcatggttttCAGATGATGTTCTgatgattttggtgattttttttctcaaacttCACCCTCAGGTTGATATTTCTGGTATTTCATAGAGAAATAGTTCAGTGACTGTTGAGTGGGTTTCCATGACATTTGGTTTGGACATTCATGTTCCACTCAGGATACTTTCAGTAACTTTATATACATTACATACTCTGGTTTATGGCCAAACGcctgcaaaacaaatgatgtTCCAATtggcctcagctgtactttatgTTTAACGTGTTAGTATGTTAATACACTTAAATATGACAACATGCTGCTAAGCttactaaacatcagcatgtttgcaTAGTCATTGTGGGgatgttagcatttaactcaaagcaACACTGTGTCTAAATACAgccacacagagctgctaaaCATTTATTCTTCTTTAAATTAATCCAACCTCCTTTCAAAGGATAGTAGAATTATTTCAAAAATTAATGAGTGACATCTTTCTTAATTTATAACTGGCTTCTTAGACAGCTAAACTAGGTTACCTTGTCTAAGTAGCCAGTTGTGAAAGATATTTGTGggtgttttcagtgaaatgacaCCAATGGTAAATATAGTGAGTcttacttcctcctcctttctgcaGTCTTTTCACTTTTGCTTAGTCTTATACAgtgttcctctgctgtgtgttttaggTTCCTGTTGGTACAGAAACAGATGGCATGAACATCCTGGGTCTGGTTTTATTTGCCATGGTGTTTGGTGTGGCGCTGAGAAAGCTGggagatgagggagaggaaCTAATTCGTTTCTTCAATGCTTTCAATGAGGCCACCATGGTGCTGGTGTCCTGGATCATGTGGTGAGTAGAGCTCACAGGTTTACAGTGGTAATGATGGTGGTATATTTGGACTGCATCAGGTGATACTTTGTGACAATACTCAATAAGTGCTCAATGCTCAGATAAAAAGAACTTTTTCCCCTCTGCATTTTGTCATGCCTTTCAGGTATATCCCTTTTGGCATCATGTTCCTGGTTGGTAGTAAGATTGTGGAGATGGAAGATGTAGTTCTTCTGGTCACTAGTCTGGGGAAATACATCTTCGCCTCAATCCTGGGCCACATTATCCACGGGGGGATCGTCCTGCCTCTCATCTACTTTGGCTTCACACGCAAGAATCCCTTCAGTTTCCTGTCAGGCCTTATCACACCCTTCACCACTGCCTTTGCCACCTGCTCCAGGTATACTGTCACATCACATGGTTCTAATGAACAGTATTGTAAGGTAAAAAGAGTTTGCATCTCAGTGATGGAAATCTATCTGAatcaaaagtaaatgtaaatatcagatgctaatttttttctttacagatggAAAGTTGAATTCATAAGCAGCAAAAAGTCAGAGGGTCCATCTCCCTAAAAGATTAGTAGCACTGCACAGTAGTAGTGAAGCAAATAGACAACATAAAATGAGTAGAAAGTATCACCCCTTTAAGCTTAAACTTTGGATTTACTCTTGACACCCTAACCTCTCCTCTGGCTCAACTGTCTGGCATAAAGTTCCATTTGTACACAACAGGGATCCAAATCTGGCATGCCACCATAAAATTTACTGAGCACATGCTTTGTAGAAGGTAAGCACTTTTCTGTGCATGAACTTTACTCTTGTGCCACACTGAGCACATGATATCTCATCATTTATTGAACACATTCTAATTTCTAAGGGGAGTTTAGTGACCCCTGTGACCTTTGCTGTATCACCACCTTTAAGACAAACGTAACATTTTAGCCCCAAAACTGCCAAGACTTTAAAGGCTAACTGCAGAGGATAACCTGGGCCTTGTTTCCCATActttttggtgtaaatgattgatctCGCAGAATCGGTGCAGCATTGAGCAAGAGCTGCGTACCCAGGCACcgccaacagctgctgcagtgtgatccAGCTGGGCGACTGACCACatcaaagtgcttgtttttgccactgacagactcagtttgttgttttaagtgTATGACAACATTAcggataggattcctacagaaatagacctttttatttaagattAAGATCCTTCTTGTTTAACCGAAACGTTGCCACCAGACTCCCTTGACgaaaacacaaattttactgagcagaacattggagttgctggaataccacctGCTGCAATCGgttagcttgtttgtgttattgtgttattatgtaAAAGCTTTGAggcctttttcttcctctaacacaaataaactaacTGATCTATTAACCAGCTCAGGCAATATGAACATTATATGGTTTGCAGTGATATAGGGGTAAAGGTTGAGAAGcgtgaatgtaaaaaaaatgtttggcacTAGTTTCAGTTGAATTGCTGATAAAGATGAAATATATTAAGTCAATGCACcatatctctctctgtcactcaccaGCTCAGCAACTCTTCCCTCTATGATAAAGTGTGTTGAGGAGAATAACGGTGTTGACAAACGCATCAGCCGCTTCATCCTTCCCATCGGAGCCACAGTGAACATGGACGGAGCGGCCATTTTCCAGTGCATCGCTGCCGTCTTCATCGCTCAGCTCAACAATGCTGAGCTGAACGCTGGACAGATCTTCACCATCCTGTGAGTCCTTGGGATGATAAGAAGTTTCCTTCCTTTTGGTCAGCGTAACTGTTAagtaatgaaaacagacaacttTCAGGAAGCCAGCTCTCTGTTACTTCCTCTATAACTGATAggagtcattttttttttattattattgtcatgtttattatgtttattaacatttctaGGGTGACAGCCACAGCCTCCAGTGTCGGTGCTGCAGGCATCCCAGCTGGCGGCATCATCACCATCGCCATCATCCTCGAGGCCATTGGCCTGCCAACCAACGATCTGTCCCTCATGCTGGCTGTTGACTGGATTGTGTGAGTAAAGCCCATGAACCCAGTGACTTAGAAAACACACACCCCTATGTCtgatcacacatgcacacacattgcCAACATTTCAGTGAGGCAATGCTAGATCAGGGTTTCCTAACAGAggggaagcagagggaaacagtctgaaaaaaagaaattgcaaTAAGCTCCACTGTTGTAGTTACAGGTGGTACAAAAGTATGGCTTTTGAATTTCAGCTGAGGGCCTCTGCAAGTGCTATTGTTTCTGGAACGAATACATCTGAGtttttgaaacaggaaatacatttaACTTAAAGACtattattgtaaataaatggAGGAAATAATAGGGGAATGAGAAGCATGAGCTTTGAATGAAGAAAGATGAACTGTGGTAGTAGTCCTAATGGTTTTAACAGGTGAGAGATGGTAACTCTTAAGGTCAGGACTGTGTAATATAATTTGACATGCTGTCTGACTCTTCTGTCCACTTTGCGTACAGGGATCGTACCACCACTGTGGTGAATGTGGAGGGTGATGCTCTGGGTGCTGGAATCCTCCACCACATCAACCAGCAGGagatgaagaagcagcaggagcaccagcagcagcagggaggggAGCTTGCGGAGGTCCGGGTGGAGGCAGTGGCCAATGTCCAGGCAGAAGAGGAGACCTCGCCGCTGGTCACGCACCAAACCAAAGGCTTAGAGGCCACGCCGGAAGCTATCGAGTCTGTCCTGTGAACTCAGCCATACTCTCAGCAAGACTTTCACCTGTGAGGAAAAAGTGCCATAGTAACAGTCTGTTTAGAGCATTGACTGTCTACAATgcacttgctgctgctgttttgaaaTTTGGTCACTTGGGCCACTGTCTCAATAGCtgggtttccatccaaataTTTCAACTCAGATCAGGATATAATGGATTTGAAAATTATTCAGTTTGAAAATATTTCCTCAACATAGAAGAAAggttttttaattttcagattttttgtatttttttttaatcttgatTACAACATTTTGCGATATACaaggatggaaacacacattccCATAAATTACAtagttttgtttgtctcttgAGGTGTTTGAGACAGGTGTGGCCATGTTTGTATGTTAGAACATCATCaagtgcatttctttgttttttttttttttcttcagacagCAAACACAATGACCAACATTAACAGTAGAACATTAACTATTTGCCAAAATCTGACCAGTCAAAGTGTCCAATGCTTGCAGCTTAATCACACGTTCTGGAAGCTTGTTTAGTCTCTAACAAGATAACATTCTGTCTTTAAATTAAAGTCAGGTACAAGTAGGAACTTTTGCTTCAAGGTTTAAAATAGCTGTCACAACCCAGAGAGATGTTTACAGGATGTGACCAGACTTGTGTTTGCTGACCATCAGCAGACTGTCAAACATTAACCCTTCAAATGATAAGAATAGAAGAAGAATTTGGCCTGTTTTTTTTGGCAAGCCTATTGACCCAGTCTGCCTAGCATGGTAAAGAATTTCAAGGCTGGACCATATAAAATAGTATACATGCATTcgtacctgtgtgtgtattgccATTATCGATAAACCCAGTGACATCCCAGACTAATCCTGTTTATCCCTAAGTAAACAGAATGTTACAAACAAAATGGTATTTACATAGTCATGGTTCTCCAAATCTCTCTCATGGAAAAAGACCTAATAAATAGCCAAATGCAAACAGGATAAGGCACAGATATTACGTGccttcatttccatttcatatCAGCATTTTAGAATTGGTCCATAGTTGCTTTACAAATTTGCTCCTGGAGTCTGCGTACTAATAATGGCTACACTCTGAACACCCAGCTGTTGCAGCCAGCTTTCACAGTTGCTAATGCACCAAGGGTTATCTATGTATAAAGGAAAGTAGctattttattttgagttttgtttgttaattagCCAGCTAATGCAATGTTAACATGCAATGATCAGTTAGCTGTGACTCAAACTTGTTTCttagctgctgtttatttgGCCAATGTGCATATCAGATGTTCAGACTATGTCATCGTTAGCTAACCTGATTATTTTTAAGTTTGGAATTGTAACaagttaaacaaaaagataCTAGATTCAtttatggtgaaaaaaaaaccccagctcAGTACAGAACAGAAATTAAGCTAATCTGTTAAGTCCTGTTGAGACAGCAGAGTTGTAATCATGTAAATGCAACCTGTAATTCTTGCCCAAAAGTTGAAGACCACAAACATGGCCGCAAGATGGAGAGATATTTGAAGGCATCTTAATAAGCTAATGGGATACTGTCAAAGATATGGACATGGCCAGAATTACAATTGACTGTTAGTTTGCAAACATAATATTTTGGCATCACCAAAACACCCAGTTATTAAAGGACACACATTTGATTATGGTTGTCAGTAAAGTCAGTGGTTTAGGATGGTTTTGTTTAAGAAATCCTAGAAAATCCATAAGGAATTCACTAAAAACTCAGAGCATCATCAAATGTTTATTCACAAATACTGGACCAAGCTGAATGATGAGTTCACACCATACTATTCTCTACTGCCATTATTTGGAGAATCCATCCTTTGATTTCAAAGGGATTTTTTTCAGTGGTGTCTCAAAAGCTTGCACATATTCACCTTCAGTGGAAGTTACATTAATTTTTGAGGGGAGCTATGTCACAATCCATGATTCGTAACACTAAAACCTCcaaactctttctctcttactgGCTAAATTTTAGGGCAGAAATTAGCAACATATCTTTACTCAGTCAGTGGGATACATTAATGGCTGTCATTGCTAGATCACTTTAAAGGGAACATTGGTCATTATCCTGGCTTAATTGATGGGATTTTTTAAGTGCTCCAAATAACTGACTGGTAGTTTTCTTTAATATAGGGATACAAAGTGTAAGATCAGACTTGCGCCTCCCATAGTTGATGTCCATATAATGTGGCATACGGTTGTACATGAATGAAACTGTGCCAAATTTTGAATGGTTTTGCAGAAAGTCAACCTTTAGGATACAGGACTTGACAGAACCAGAATCAGaatttattgccaagtaagtttgcacatgcaaggaatttgtcttgtatatcggtgctaaagaACACTGATAGTAAAAGAAGAGCAACTAACTGATGAGCCTGTGCTGTCCTCTAGTGGTGACAGGCATTAATGTGAAGTTCAGAAGTAAAAAAGTGAGGGTGACTGCATTCGTTTTTTAGCTGACATAGCTGAATGATATCAGTGGTAATACTTcctatttatttgatttattatttaacatAAATAGGGAACAACTGGTGATGAGACAGCGTCTTTACTCAGTCTTGTGATGTTATGCTGTATTTTAAAGTGAAGACCACTAAGAGGTGAAGGATCTTTATGTATGAATGTGCATTTTATTCATGTGCTGAGATGCTCATTATGACGTGGTAATGCTGCTTTAGTTTTGGATCATAGTATGTATGTTGAAACTGTCTACTTAAAATATGAAGTAAACTAGTatgtttgatgatgatttttctAAGCTAACCACTGTTCTATTAACCTGAACCGAAATAATTTAATGACTaggttttatatatatacatgcacacacacacatccatatatatatatatatatatatatatatatatatatatatatatatatgtgcatatgtgtgtgtgaatgtgatgttAGATgatattaatttattataattgttttaactttttgtattatttgtattcTCTCCTTTTAATCCTTTCCCTCAGTATAAATTCCCTCAGTATAAATTTTTTTATTGCTATGATTaacttttttaatgaattcCTCTGCCCCAGTGTTCCTGAGAAAACTCTTGTTAGAAATGTTCTTTCATTtctatgtgtatttatgtttagGTGTACCTTGCCTGTGCCATGTCAGTGTCTAACACATTACAGCTATCTCTTTGCTGTTGGTCCTGCTGTCTGTCAACATTAAAGGGGATACAGTAAAAATTTTCATGGAACCAAAATGAGAATACTACTGTCTCTAACTTTTATAATTATGTCATAATGTTATTCAGGATATTATACAGGAGGTCTATATGAGCTCAAGCTCTTTTTCTAATTGTATGCAGAATGAAAAAAGGACAGCTTGTCGTCCTTATAGAagttaaaaatgtgattatCTAGCAAACCGAGGGAGTTTGTTGGTACCAACGAATTATTCTGTGTTTAATTAGCCTGGTGCTGAGATTTCTGACACTTCATTAGATCTCTGACGTCcatcataaataaatgaatggatgtCCATAAAGCTGATTTAAACCACAGGGGAAAATACTCCCTATTAATCCAGAAATCACCTG is a window encoding:
- the LOC108895754 gene encoding neutral amino acid transporter A → MVAVGNNTNGTTLYQKVPVGTETDGMNILGLVLFAMVFGVALRKLGDEGEELIRFFNAFNEATMVLVSWIMWYIPFGIMFLVGSKIVEMEDVVLLVTSLGKYIFASILGHIIHGGIVLPLIYFGFTRKNPFSFLSGLITPFTTAFATCSSSATLPSMIKCVEENNGVDKRISRFILPIGATVNMDGAAIFQCIAAVFIAQLNNAELNAGQIFTILVTATASSVGAAGIPAGGIITIAIILEAIGLPTNDLSLMLAVDWIVDRTTTVVNVEGDALGAGILHHINQQEMKKQQEHQQQQGGELAEVRVEAVANVQAEEETSPLVTHQTKGLEATPEAIESVL